The Archangium primigenium genomic interval GCCATCCCCCAGCAGAACGCCCACCTCTATATGGTGGCGGGCGTGGTGAGCCCGGCCCTGTACGCGCTCTACCGGGTGGGCTGCTTCCAGCTGCCGGTGGTGGACCTGCTCTACACGCCCACGAGCGAGGTGCTCATGGTGCGGCTGGGCGAGCTGGAGAAGCAGGGCCGGCTGGAGGAGGGCGTGGAGGCGTTCCGCGAAGCCGCGGGCAAGCTCGCCTTCCTCTTCTTGCCCTTCAGCGCGTTCCTCTTCGCCGCCGCGCCCGAGTTCATCGGGGCGCTGTTCGGCGCGAAGTTCCTCGAGGCGGTGCCCATCTTCCGCGTCAGCGTGCTGGGCGTGGTGCTGGCGATCCTCCCCATGGACGGCGTGCTGCGCGCGCGGGGGCACACGCGGGCCATCTTCCTGTCCTACCTGGTGAAGGCGGCGGTGACGGTGCCGCTCGTGTGGGTGGGGGTCAAGCGCTTCGGGATGATGGGGGGCGTGGTGTCCTGGGCCGTGGCGGAGCTGGTGGGCAAGTGCACGCTGCTCGCGCGGGTGCCGGCGGCGCTGTCCACCCCCTCGCTGCGCCTGCGGGTGCGCGACCTCATCCCCTGGGGAGAGCTGGGCAAGGCGTCGCTGGCGGCCCTGGCGGCGGGGGGCGCGGTGTTCGCCCTGCGCGCCACCACCCACCAGGCGTGGAGCGGCCTGCCCGAGGGCTTCGTCTGGCGGGCGCTGCCCCTGGCCGTGGCGGGGGTCCTCTTCGTGCTGGGATATGTGGGTGTCTTGACGGCCACCGGGGTCCGGCCGCTGGGTTTCTTGACGGCACTGCGCTCGCGCCGGAACGCGGGGGCGGTGATCCGCTAGCTGGTGAACGTTGAGCGGTCCAGGGGGACTCCCGCCCTTGGGGGTGGGTACCTAGCTTGGCGTCACCGTTCAACAGGGGAGAGGGCGTGATGGGGATCGACGCGATTGGGTTGTACCGGCTCGGACACAAGCTGCACCAGCGGGGCGTGCCCGTGCTGCCAGGAATGCTGCGCAAGGTCATCCACTTCCTGCATGGCTCGTATCTGCCGCCCGAGGCGGAGATCGGCGAGGGCACCCAGCTGGGCTACGGCGGCATGGGCATCGTCATCCACAAGGACGCGAAGATTGGCCGGCACTGCCTCATCTCCCACCAGGTGACGGTGGGCGGGCGCTCGGGCCTCAAGCAGCTGCCGGTGATCGGCGACTACGTGCGCATCGGCGCGGGGGCGAAGATCCTCGGCCCGGTGCACATCGGCGACTTCGCCATCATCGGCGCCAACGCCGTGGTGGTGAAGGACGTGGCGCCGGGCGCGGTGGTGGGGGGCATTCCCGCGCGGGAGATCCGCAAGGATCCGGATCCGCTGGCCACCTACGAGCGCGAGATGGGACTGCGTCCCCAGGTGGACCGGCGCAACGAGGTGAAGGCCGTGCCTCCGCCCCTGACCTCCGTCGCGCGCTAGTCCGGAGGGCCTGCCGACATGAAAGTGCTCCTGGTGGGTGACTACCCGCCGCCCCATGGGGGTGTGGCGGTGCACGTGCAACAGCTCCACGGCTCGCTGCGCGAGGGTGGGGTGGAGACGGTGGTGCTGGACATCGGCAAGGGCGGACGGCCCGCGCCGGACGTGCTGCCGGTACGAACCCCGGCCGCGTTCGGCCTGACGCTCGCGCGCTTCCTGCGCGAGGGCTGGACGGTGCACCTGCACACGAGCGGCAACAACCCGAAGTCCTGGCTGCTCGCCGCCGCCGCGTCCGTGCCCGCGCCTCGCTCGGGGCGGGTCATCACCCTGCACTCGGGGCTCATCCCGGACTACCTGGCGGGCTCCCTGTCCCGTCGGCTCCTGGCCCGGGCGGCCCTGGCGGGCTACGGACGGGTGGTGGCCGTGTCCGAGGCGGTGCGCACGGCGCTGGTGGACTGCGGCGTGCCCGCGGAGAAGGTGGTCGTCTACCCGGCCTTCTGCGGCTCGCAGGTGCGTCCGGGCGAGCCGACCCCGGCCATTCTCGAGGCGCGCGCGCGCAGGCAGACGCTGCTCGCCATGGCGCACCACCCCTCGCCCGTCTATGGCCGCGCGCTGATGTTCCGCGCGCTGCGGCGGATCGCGGACGGGCGGCCCGGAGTGGGGCTCGCCGTGTTCGGTCCGGGAACCCGTTCGGAGGACTTCATGCGCGATGCGCGCGAAGCCGGTGTCGAGTCGCTGTTGGAGAACCTGTGGGAGCTGGAGCACGCCCAGGCGCTCGCCCTCATGGCGCGCTGTGACGCGTTCATCCGTCCCACCACCCATGACGGAGACGCCATCTCCGTGCGCGAGGCGCTCGCCCTGGGTGTTCCCTGTGTGGCCAGTGACGTGTGTGCCCGTCCTCAAGGCGCCCACACCTTCCGGGCAGGTGACGCGGAGGACCTGGCGGCCCAGGTTCACCACGCGCTCGATGCGGGGCCCGTGCAGGTGGTGTCGCCCGATGCCGGGCCCGTGTTGAAGAAACTTTATGGAGAGCTGACTCCATCCACGATTTTCGGAGGCGAGATACATGCGGCGCAGTGAGGAAATGGATCTGTCCCGACGTTCCCTGCGTGGCAGGGACCTGGTGGTTTTCTCCAATGACTGGGATGGGGATCCGCTCTCCAAGGTCCACATCATGCGGATCCTGTCGCGAGACAACCGCGTGCTGTGGGTGAACAGCATTGGCAACCGGGCGCCCAAGGCGAACGCCCACGACGTCAAGCGCATCTGGAACAAGCTGTCCAAGTTCACCGAGGGCGTGCGCGAGGTGGAGCCGAACCTGTTCGTGCTCGCGCCGCTGGCGGTGCCCTTCTACGGCTCGGAGGCGGTGCGCGCGTTCAACCGCACGCTCCTGCGCGCCCAGGTGCTGCGCGCCATGCGCCAGCTGCACTTCAAGCGGCCCATCTCCTGGTCGTTCCTGCCGGCCTCGGCGCCGGTGTCCGGGCGGCTCGGCGAGGAGTTCGTCGTCTACCACTGCGTGGACGAGTTCTCCGCGTTCAGCGACACGAACGGGCGGCACATCGCGGAGATGGAGGAGCAGCTGCTCAAACGCGCGGACGTGGTCATCACGTCGGCCGAGCGGCTGCGCGAGAACAAGGCGCGCATCAACCCGCGCACCTCGCTCGTGCGCCACGGCGTGGACTTCAACCACTTCGTGAAGGCGTGTGACGCGTCCACGCCCATCCCGGCGGACATCGCCAACCTGCCCAAGCCCATCCTGGGCTTCTTCGGGCTGGTGGCGGACTGGGTGGACATGGAGGCCCTGGCCGCGGCGGCCAAGGCGCACCCCGAGGGCTCGGTGGTCATCATCGGCAAGGTGGCGCCGGACGTGGATCCGGCGGCGCTCAAGGCGCTGCCCAACGTGCACTTCCTCGGGCGCAAGTCCTACGCGGAGCTGCCCGGCTACTGCCGCGCCTTCGACGTGGCGCTCATGCCCTTCCGGGTCAACGAGCTCACGCTCAACGCCAACCCGCTCAAGGTGCGCGAGTACCTCGCGGCGGGCCTGCCGGTGGTGTCCTCGGACATCCCCGAGGTGCGCAAGGTGGGCCTGTGCAAGCTGGCCACGGACGAGGCGGACTTCGTGCGGAAGATCGACGAGTGCCTGGCCGAGGGCGCCGGTCCCTCGCGCGAGCGCGCCGAGCGCATCCGCCACGAGAGCTGGGAGGCCAAGGTGGAGGAGATCCGCCAGCACGTGGGCGAGGCCATGCTCAAGGCGGGCCGCACCTTGTAGGCCCGTCGTAGGCCCGGGCTTCTCCTGAAGGTCCACGCCCCGCTTCCCTGGAATGCCAGGGGGGTGGGGCGTTTGTCTTCGGGGGCCGCGCGCGGGCTAGAGTCGG includes:
- a CDS encoding serine O-acetyltransferase — protein: MGIDAIGLYRLGHKLHQRGVPVLPGMLRKVIHFLHGSYLPPEAEIGEGTQLGYGGMGIVIHKDAKIGRHCLISHQVTVGGRSGLKQLPVIGDYVRIGAGAKILGPVHIGDFAIIGANAVVVKDVAPGAVVGGIPAREIRKDPDPLATYEREMGLRPQVDRRNEVKAVPPPLTSVAR
- a CDS encoding glycosyltransferase family 4 protein translates to MKVLLVGDYPPPHGGVAVHVQQLHGSLREGGVETVVLDIGKGGRPAPDVLPVRTPAAFGLTLARFLREGWTVHLHTSGNNPKSWLLAAAASVPAPRSGRVITLHSGLIPDYLAGSLSRRLLARAALAGYGRVVAVSEAVRTALVDCGVPAEKVVVYPAFCGSQVRPGEPTPAILEARARRQTLLAMAHHPSPVYGRALMFRALRRIADGRPGVGLAVFGPGTRSEDFMRDAREAGVESLLENLWELEHAQALALMARCDAFIRPTTHDGDAISVREALALGVPCVASDVCARPQGAHTFRAGDAEDLAAQVHHALDAGPVQVVSPDAGPVLKKLYGELTPSTIFGGEIHAAQ
- a CDS encoding lipopolysaccharide biosynthesis protein → MGKAGPLVLARLFTAGLTLSIPLVLARVLSLAEYGTYYQLFLIATTLYYVLPFGVVQSLYYFLPRAEEKRPWLGQTLLFMSAAGVVAAGLVWALLGPVARHFDNPALLEHRGTLALYTAFLLGSFPLEISLTSQGKTKQSALVYLVSDAVRAAAMVVPCLLGFGLHGMMWAVVGFTFLRYAATWVVAPRGSTGPLVRAGLLREQLVYAAPFGAAMALAIPQQNAHLYMVAGVVSPALYALYRVGCFQLPVVDLLYTPTSEVLMVRLGELEKQGRLEEGVEAFREAAGKLAFLFLPFSAFLFAAAPEFIGALFGAKFLEAVPIFRVSVLGVVLAILPMDGVLRARGHTRAIFLSYLVKAAVTVPLVWVGVKRFGMMGGVVSWAVAELVGKCTLLARVPAALSTPSLRLRVRDLIPWGELGKASLAALAAGGAVFALRATTHQAWSGLPEGFVWRALPLAVAGVLFVLGYVGVLTATGVRPLGFLTALRSRRNAGAVIR
- a CDS encoding glycosyltransferase translates to MRRSEEMDLSRRSLRGRDLVVFSNDWDGDPLSKVHIMRILSRDNRVLWVNSIGNRAPKANAHDVKRIWNKLSKFTEGVREVEPNLFVLAPLAVPFYGSEAVRAFNRTLLRAQVLRAMRQLHFKRPISWSFLPASAPVSGRLGEEFVVYHCVDEFSAFSDTNGRHIAEMEEQLLKRADVVITSAERLRENKARINPRTSLVRHGVDFNHFVKACDASTPIPADIANLPKPILGFFGLVADWVDMEALAAAAKAHPEGSVVIIGKVAPDVDPAALKALPNVHFLGRKSYAELPGYCRAFDVALMPFRVNELTLNANPLKVREYLAAGLPVVSSDIPEVRKVGLCKLATDEADFVRKIDECLAEGAGPSRERAERIRHESWEAKVEEIRQHVGEAMLKAGRTL